The proteins below are encoded in one region of Stenotrophomonas bentonitica:
- a CDS encoding lipocalin family protein codes for MRLRPALLAAGLLLSCLTAHAAEPVRSVPALDMGRYAGQWHEIAHLPVSFQKKCVGDITATYALRGDGRISVHNACRTGDGERIAAEGVARPVEGEPGQLQVRFVPDWLAWVPLVWADYWVIALDPDYQWAVVGDPDRKYLWILSRSPSMDATLFASLKAKAEAMGYDLGPLKVMAPVD; via the coding sequence ATGCGCCTTCGCCCTGCCCTGCTTGCCGCCGGCCTGCTGCTGTCCTGCCTTACCGCCCATGCAGCGGAACCGGTGCGTTCGGTGCCGGCGCTGGATATGGGTCGCTATGCCGGGCAATGGCACGAGATCGCGCACCTGCCGGTGTCGTTCCAGAAGAAGTGCGTGGGCGACATCACCGCGACCTATGCGCTGCGTGGCGATGGCCGGATCAGCGTGCACAACGCCTGCCGCACCGGCGACGGTGAACGCATCGCCGCCGAAGGCGTGGCGCGCCCGGTCGAGGGCGAACCCGGCCAGCTGCAGGTGCGCTTCGTCCCGGACTGGCTGGCCTGGGTGCCGCTGGTCTGGGCCGATTACTGGGTGATCGCGCTGGATCCGGACTACCAGTGGGCGGTCGTGGGGGATCCGGACCGGAAGTACCTGTGGATCCTGTCGCGCTCGCCGAGCATGGACGCCACGCTGTTTGCCAGCCTGAAGGCCAAGGCGGAGGCCATGGGGTATGACCTGGGGCCGCTGAAGGTGATGGCGCCCGTGGATTGA
- a CDS encoding cupin domain-containing protein: protein MPTSRHVRSLSTAPTVHDDALGSIRRLNADDFPLLERMSIKRMLLAPGSIREPHWHANANELGYVLAGSVLITIVGNADAVSTLRVHAGEMFHIDSGALHAIENVGEESAELVIVFSHERPQDFSLHAAFGAMSDAVLGNTYDLDSKAFSTLPRDTGSPYLVKRSGPPVVPEEADRADPHRFAIEAQSPPVDFPYGQARVSRTQFWPALRNLSMYSLRIADDGMREPHWHPETAELGYVHRGQARMSILDPDGSVDTYLLQPGDVYFIPRAYPHQIEVLGDDVHFLVFFDQPTPGDVGYRLAATAFAPGVLAATFGVEAAALPTFPRTTHDPLIVARRNALDPLST, encoded by the coding sequence ATGCCCACTTCCCGCCACGTCCGGTCGTTGTCGACGGCCCCCACCGTTCACGACGACGCCCTGGGTTCGATCCGCCGTCTCAACGCCGACGACTTTCCGCTGCTGGAACGGATGTCTATCAAGCGCATGCTGCTGGCGCCCGGCAGCATCCGCGAACCGCACTGGCATGCTAATGCCAACGAGCTTGGCTACGTGCTGGCCGGCAGCGTGCTGATCACCATCGTGGGCAATGCCGATGCGGTCAGCACCCTGCGCGTGCACGCGGGTGAGATGTTCCACATCGACAGCGGCGCGCTGCACGCCATCGAGAACGTCGGCGAAGAAAGCGCCGAGCTGGTGATCGTGTTCAGCCATGAGCGTCCGCAGGACTTCTCGCTGCACGCCGCGTTCGGTGCCATGTCCGACGCGGTACTGGGCAACACCTACGACTTGGATAGCAAGGCGTTCAGCACCCTGCCCCGCGACACCGGCTCGCCGTACCTGGTGAAGCGCAGCGGACCGCCGGTGGTGCCGGAAGAGGCCGACCGCGCCGACCCGCATCGCTTCGCCATCGAAGCGCAGTCGCCGCCGGTCGACTTTCCGTACGGCCAGGCGCGGGTGTCGCGGACGCAGTTCTGGCCCGCCCTGCGCAACCTCTCGATGTACTCGCTGCGCATCGCCGACGACGGCATGCGTGAGCCGCACTGGCACCCGGAGACGGCGGAGCTGGGCTACGTGCATCGCGGCCAGGCAAGGATGAGCATCCTGGACCCGGACGGCTCGGTGGACACCTACCTGCTGCAGCCGGGCGATGTGTACTTCATTCCACGCGCCTACCCACACCAGATCGAAGTACTCGGCGACGACGTGCATTTCCTGGTCTTCTTCGACCAGCCCACCCCGGGCGACGTCGGCTACCGCCTGGCCGCCACCGCGTTCGCACCCGGCGTGCTGGCGGCCACCTTCGGCGTGGAGGCGGCAGCGCTGCCAACCTTCCCACGGACCACGCACGACCCGTTGATCGTGGCGCGTCGGAATGCGCTGGACCCGTTATCCACATGA
- a CDS encoding redoxin domain-containing protein, whose protein sequence is MSNASRSAAPVGDPAPPFQLPATPDQRLSLDELRGRPVILAFYPADWSPVCGDQLALYNQLLPEFQRSGAQLVGISVDGVWCHAAFAGERHLHFPLLADFEPKGEVARRYGAYREQDGVCERALFVIDAEGIVRWRYISPLGINPGADGILEALAQLPSTAVLPAGAAS, encoded by the coding sequence ATGAGCAACGCATCACGCAGCGCCGCGCCGGTGGGCGACCCCGCGCCGCCGTTCCAGCTGCCCGCCACGCCCGACCAGCGGCTGAGCCTGGACGAACTGCGCGGCCGCCCGGTAATCCTGGCGTTCTATCCCGCCGACTGGAGCCCGGTCTGTGGCGACCAGCTTGCCCTCTACAACCAGCTGCTGCCCGAGTTCCAGCGCAGCGGCGCGCAGCTGGTCGGCATTTCGGTGGACGGGGTGTGGTGCCACGCCGCCTTTGCCGGGGAGCGCCACCTGCATTTTCCGCTGCTGGCCGACTTCGAACCCAAGGGCGAGGTCGCCCGACGCTACGGCGCCTACCGCGAGCAGGACGGCGTGTGCGAACGGGCGCTGTTCGTGATCGACGCCGAAGGCATCGTGCGCTGGCGCTACATATCGCCCCTGGGCATCAATCCCGGCGCCGACGGCATCCTTGAAGCGCTGGCGCAGCTTCCCTCCACCGCCGTACTTCCTGCAGGAGCAGCATCATGA
- a CDS encoding DsbA family protein, with translation MKGLSIAVSANDHSQGPRDAPITLVEYGDYQCPYCGAAYPVLKAVQRAMGTRMRFVFRNFPITESHPNALAAARFAEAAAEGGRFWEAHDLLYARQDALAPDDLKTYASELGLNKALLDAADNGAFDHRIESDFMGGVRSGVNGTPCLFINGSRYDGPVDVDSLIEFMTELA, from the coding sequence ATGAAAGGACTATCCATAGCGGTCAGCGCGAACGACCACAGCCAGGGCCCGCGCGACGCGCCGATCACCCTGGTCGAATACGGCGACTACCAGTGCCCGTACTGCGGGGCGGCGTACCCCGTGCTCAAGGCGGTGCAGCGGGCCATGGGCACGCGGATGCGCTTCGTGTTCCGCAACTTCCCCATTACCGAAAGCCACCCCAATGCACTGGCCGCCGCCCGCTTTGCCGAAGCCGCCGCCGAGGGCGGGAGGTTCTGGGAAGCGCACGACCTGCTTTACGCGCGCCAGGACGCACTGGCCCCTGACGATCTGAAGACCTATGCCAGCGAGCTGGGCTTGAACAAGGCGCTGCTCGACGCCGCCGACAACGGGGCGTTCGATCATCGGATCGAGAGCGACTTCATGGGCGGCGTGCGCAGCGGCGTGAACGGGACACCGTGCCTGTTCATCAACGGCTCGCGTTACGACGGTCCCGTCGATGTGGACAGCCTGATCGAATTCATGACCGAACTGGCCTGA
- a CDS encoding Dps family protein, whose amino-acid sequence MNELSPQARQTAPLRTPSDLSQQAGKDIAGALTVLLADVFALYLKTKNFHWHMSGPHFRDYHLMLDEQGDQIYATTDAIAERARKVGGTTLRSIGQIHRIQRLLDNDADYVTPQDMLAELADDNRRLVQFLRATHEVCDTHNDVATASLIENWIDEAEGRSWFLFESTRPTR is encoded by the coding sequence ATGAACGAGCTTTCCCCGCAGGCACGCCAGACCGCCCCGCTGCGCACCCCGTCCGACCTCAGCCAGCAGGCCGGCAAGGACATCGCCGGCGCGCTCACCGTACTGCTGGCCGACGTGTTCGCGCTGTACCTGAAGACCAAGAACTTCCACTGGCACATGTCCGGCCCGCACTTCCGCGACTACCACCTGATGCTGGATGAACAGGGCGACCAGATCTACGCCACCACCGATGCCATCGCCGAGCGCGCCCGCAAGGTCGGCGGCACCACCCTGCGCTCGATCGGGCAGATCCACCGCATCCAGCGCCTGCTCGACAACGATGCCGACTATGTGACCCCGCAGGACATGCTGGCCGAGCTGGCCGACGACAACCGCCGCCTGGTCCAGTTCCTGCGCGCCACCCACGAGGTCTGCGACACGCACAACGACGTGGCCACCGCCAGCCTGATCGAAAACTGGATCGACGAGGCCGAAGGCCGCAGCTGGTTCCTGTTCGAAAGCACCCGCCCCACCCGCTGA
- a CDS encoding AraC family transcriptional regulator — translation MSISRHAPTSAPDGLWKEVPVPPLRTLPWPVVARSQHLAAGERFPPHAHDWNQVVFATEGVLQVTARNARHVITPQQALWVPTGMVHHTGAVSAAAFRNLYVADDPALGMPDHCAVLDVTPLLRELIVELGQVRAEDDAGYYAHLCALVTTQLRRQRQHVRHLPWPQDARLQRWCQALHDQPADARSVEEWASVLGASPRTLARHFERETGMSLRTWRTRLRLLRAIEWLAQGRSPTTIAHELGYASASAFNYMFRVEMGMSPLQWRRGRAGSQTAADRIR, via the coding sequence ATGTCGATCAGCCGCCACGCCCCGACTTCCGCGCCCGACGGCCTCTGGAAAGAAGTGCCGGTGCCGCCGCTGCGCACGCTCCCGTGGCCGGTGGTGGCGCGCAGCCAGCACCTGGCGGCGGGCGAGCGCTTCCCGCCGCATGCGCACGACTGGAACCAGGTGGTGTTTGCTACCGAGGGTGTGCTGCAGGTCACCGCGCGCAACGCGCGCCACGTGATCACCCCGCAGCAGGCGTTGTGGGTGCCAACCGGAATGGTGCACCACACAGGCGCGGTGAGTGCGGCGGCGTTCCGCAACCTGTATGTAGCCGACGATCCCGCACTCGGCATGCCGGACCACTGTGCGGTGCTGGATGTGACGCCGTTGCTGCGTGAGTTGATCGTGGAACTGGGGCAGGTGCGCGCCGAAGACGATGCGGGCTACTACGCGCATCTGTGTGCACTGGTCACCACGCAGTTGCGTCGCCAGCGCCAGCACGTGCGGCATCTGCCATGGCCGCAGGATGCGCGCCTGCAGCGCTGGTGCCAGGCACTGCACGACCAGCCTGCCGATGCGCGCAGCGTGGAAGAGTGGGCCAGCGTGCTGGGCGCATCGCCGCGCACGCTGGCGCGGCACTTCGAGCGCGAAACCGGCATGAGCCTGCGGACCTGGCGTACGCGGTTGCGGCTGCTACGCGCGATTGAATGGCTGGCGCAGGGGCGTTCGCCGACCACCATCGCCCACGAGTTGGGCTACGCCTCAGCCTCGGCGTTCAATTACATGTTCCGGGTGGAGATGGGGATGAGCCCATTGCAGTGGCGGCGCGGTAGGGCCGGTTCCCAAACGGCCGCCGACCGTATTCGGTGA
- a CDS encoding YbfB/YjiJ family MFS transporter: protein MPTPTPHPASLKPWQVIGAGICALVLTVGLARFAYTPLLPLMRVDAGLSAAQGGWLATFNYLGYLCGTLLAARVGDMQQKFRFYRIGLLLAVGATALMGVTTQPWLWSLLRFVAGLSSTAGLLLASGLVLNWLLAHQHRPRLGLHFAGLGLGIVVSGVATGLLAGHASSSAQWIWLGLLGLLFLLPAWAWMPRPTPASAHSAAQAPPPPSQRWRRLLIAAYFCAGVGFVVSATFIVAILEQTQAFRGHGSAVWVLVGLAAVPSTFAWDRIAARIGLIRALMLAFALQAASFVLPLLDDGLAAGMGSALLFGLTFAGIVSLTLTVVGRHYPHNPAKAMANLTLSYGVAQILAPALAGTLARSSGSYQASLVLAAIFMAIGIVLLAAMPDDVADHART, encoded by the coding sequence ATGCCCACCCCCACACCCCACCCCGCTTCCCTGAAACCCTGGCAGGTCATCGGCGCCGGCATCTGCGCGCTGGTGCTCACCGTCGGCCTGGCCCGCTTCGCCTACACCCCGCTGCTGCCGCTGATGCGCGTGGACGCCGGGCTCAGCGCCGCGCAGGGTGGCTGGCTGGCCACCTTCAACTACCTGGGCTACCTGTGCGGCACCCTGCTGGCGGCGCGGGTCGGCGACATGCAGCAGAAATTCCGCTTCTACCGGATCGGCCTGCTGCTGGCGGTCGGCGCCACCGCGTTGATGGGCGTCACCACCCAGCCCTGGCTGTGGAGCCTGCTGCGCTTCGTGGCGGGCCTGTCCAGCACCGCCGGGCTGCTGCTGGCGTCCGGGCTGGTGCTCAACTGGCTGCTGGCCCACCAGCACCGCCCACGGCTCGGCCTGCACTTCGCCGGGCTGGGGCTGGGCATCGTGGTCTCCGGCGTGGCCACCGGGCTGCTGGCCGGGCACGCCAGCTCCAGCGCGCAGTGGATCTGGCTGGGCCTGCTCGGGCTGCTGTTCCTGCTGCCCGCCTGGGCCTGGATGCCCCGCCCCACCCCCGCCTCTGCCCACAGCGCCGCCCAGGCCCCGCCCCCGCCCAGCCAGCGCTGGCGCCGCCTGCTGATCGCCGCCTACTTCTGTGCGGGGGTCGGTTTCGTGGTGAGCGCCACCTTCATCGTCGCCATCCTCGAACAGACCCAAGCCTTCCGCGGCCACGGCAGCGCCGTATGGGTACTGGTCGGGTTGGCCGCCGTACCCTCCACCTTCGCCTGGGACCGCATCGCCGCCCGGATCGGCCTGATCCGCGCCCTGATGCTCGCCTTCGCCCTGCAGGCCGCCTCATTCGTGCTGCCGCTGCTGGACGACGGGCTGGCCGCCGGCATGGGCAGCGCCCTGTTGTTCGGGCTGACCTTCGCCGGCATCGTCAGCCTCACCCTCACCGTGGTCGGCCGCCACTACCCGCACAATCCGGCCAAGGCGATGGCCAACCTCACCCTCAGCTACGGCGTTGCCCAGATCCTGGCACCCGCGCTGGCCGGCACCCTGGCCCGCAGCAGCGGCAGCTACCAGGCGTCGCTGGTGTTGGCCGCAATCTTCATGGCGATCGGCATCGTGTTGCTGGCAGCGATGCCGGATGACGTGGCAGATCACGCACGGACGTGA
- a CDS encoding acyl-CoA dehydrogenase C-terminal domain-containing protein translates to MSSYTAPLSDIRFALHDVLKVESLFARLGFADATPDVVDAVLEEAGRFSGSVLAPLNSVGDEIGCVLDQASGEVTTPPGFKQAYTQFVDGGWTGLTAAPDLGGQGLPHTLGVPLNEMINAANLAWGNFPLLSHGAIEALKQHGEAWQQDAFLKPLIEGRWTGTMCLTEPHCGTDLGLLKTKAEPNADGSYAITGTKIFITAGEHDLTDNIVHLVLAKLPDAPAGAKGISLFVTPKFKVDREGNVGERNALRCGSIEHKMGIKGSVTCVMNFDGAEGYLVGQPHKGLQAMFTMMNTARLGVGLQGIGLSERAYQNALKYARERLQSRSLSGPKNPDKPADPILVHPDVRRMLLSIKSLVEGSRLLALHAATLIDVAHHAEDPAERERAETLVSFLTPISKACQTEWGIENTYNALQCFGGHGYIREHGMEQLARDARITTLYEGTTGIQALDLIGRKTAASQGAGLKLMLAEIEAFAKANEGNAALAEFIAPLRAKADEWGKLTLATLQRAAANPDELGAASFDYLFYSGYVVLAYWWARSVAAADASAQSDAFKQAKRETARFYFARMLPRTLSHAAAIQAGADSLMAMEDARFGE, encoded by the coding sequence ATGAGCAGCTACACCGCCCCGCTTTCCGATATCCGCTTCGCCCTGCACGACGTGCTGAAGGTGGAGTCGCTGTTCGCCCGCCTCGGTTTCGCCGACGCCACCCCCGACGTGGTCGATGCGGTGCTGGAAGAAGCTGGCCGTTTCAGCGGCAGCGTGCTGGCGCCGCTCAACAGCGTGGGCGACGAAATCGGCTGCGTGCTCGACCAGGCCAGCGGCGAAGTAACCACTCCGCCCGGTTTCAAGCAGGCGTACACGCAGTTCGTCGACGGCGGCTGGACCGGCCTGACTGCGGCGCCGGACCTCGGCGGCCAGGGCCTGCCGCACACGCTGGGCGTGCCGCTCAACGAAATGATCAACGCCGCCAACCTGGCGTGGGGCAACTTCCCGCTGCTCTCGCACGGCGCCATTGAAGCGCTCAAGCAGCATGGCGAAGCCTGGCAGCAGGACGCCTTCCTCAAGCCGCTGATCGAAGGCCGCTGGACCGGCACCATGTGCCTGACCGAACCGCATTGCGGCACCGACCTGGGCCTGCTCAAGACCAAGGCCGAACCCAATGCCGACGGCAGCTACGCCATCACCGGCACCAAGATCTTCATCACCGCCGGCGAGCACGACCTCACCGACAACATCGTGCACCTGGTGCTGGCCAAGCTGCCCGACGCCCCGGCCGGTGCCAAGGGCATTTCGCTGTTCGTCACCCCGAAGTTCAAGGTCGACCGCGAAGGCAACGTCGGTGAGCGCAACGCGCTGCGCTGCGGTTCCATCGAACACAAGATGGGCATCAAGGGCTCGGTCACCTGCGTGATGAACTTCGACGGCGCAGAAGGCTACCTGGTCGGCCAGCCGCACAAGGGCCTGCAGGCGATGTTTACCATGATGAACACCGCGCGCCTGGGCGTGGGCCTGCAGGGCATCGGCCTGAGCGAGCGCGCCTACCAGAACGCGCTGAAGTACGCGCGTGAGCGCCTGCAGTCGCGTTCGCTGAGCGGCCCGAAGAACCCGGACAAGCCGGCCGACCCGATCCTGGTCCACCCGGACGTGCGCCGCATGCTGCTCTCGATCAAATCGCTGGTCGAAGGCAGCCGCCTGCTGGCCCTGCACGCGGCCACCCTGATCGACGTGGCCCACCACGCCGAAGACCCCGCCGAGCGCGAGCGCGCCGAGACCCTGGTGAGCTTCCTCACCCCGATCTCCAAGGCCTGCCAGACCGAATGGGGCATCGAAAACACCTACAACGCCCTGCAGTGCTTCGGTGGCCACGGCTACATCCGTGAGCACGGCATGGAGCAGCTGGCCCGCGATGCGCGCATCACCACCCTGTACGAAGGCACCACCGGCATCCAGGCGCTGGACCTGATCGGCCGCAAGACCGCCGCCAGCCAGGGCGCCGGCCTGAAGCTGATGCTGGCCGAGATCGAAGCCTTCGCCAAGGCCAACGAAGGCAACGCCGCGCTGGCCGAGTTCATCGCCCCGCTGCGCGCCAAGGCCGACGAATGGGGCAAGCTGACCCTGGCCACCCTGCAGCGCGCGGCCGCCAACCCGGACGAACTGGGCGCAGCCAGCTTCGATTACCTGTTCTATTCCGGCTACGTGGTCCTGGCCTACTGGTGGGCCCGCAGCGTCGCCGCCGCCGACGCCTCGGCACAGAGCGACGCGTTCAAGCAGGCCAAGCGCGAAACGGCGCGGTTCTATTTCGCGCGGATGCTGCCGCGCACCCTGAGCCACGCCGCCGCCATCCAGGCCGGCGCAGACTCCCTGATGGCAATGGAAGACGCCCGCTTCGGGGAATGA
- a CDS encoding PAS domain-containing sensor histidine kinase, with protein sequence MPAGQTVPSTRPDRERVVGASPRRRTLFRVAAALLTLGIFLIDVMSTLEGAVAVLYVVAVLLVARTGRRGDIVVVAMAGIVLTVVAYVDSHGVNHVGSQTFRALVSLAAIGITALLALQHQHAMQRLRGQAMLLDLSHDMIFVRDWGGVITFWNRTAAQLYGWSADEAIGEVADRLLSTRYPEAREAVEAALLEHGSWEGTLEQRTREGQWRVLDSRWVIQRDGQGRAVGVMETHTDVTERRKAEDAALRAQAELAHATRVATLGELAATLAHEVNQPLMAVVTNGEAGLRWLHRDSPDLHEVDAAINRTVAEARRASEIVKRVRAFLAKRSTPRETLDTATLIDDAVRLVQHELNREAVQLRVAVAGNLPPLHGDAVQLQQVLVNLLINASQAMAGQDHARQLQVDARAGAPGEVVINITDSGPGIPEDHLDTLFKPFFTTKPQGMGMGLAICRSTAEAHGGQLSVDNAPGRGARFRLVLATPIHEGVPS encoded by the coding sequence ATGCCCGCCGGCCAGACCGTGCCCAGCACCCGCCCCGACCGCGAGCGCGTCGTCGGGGCCTCGCCGCGCCGCCGAACCCTGTTCCGCGTGGCGGCCGCCCTGTTGACCCTGGGCATTTTCCTGATCGATGTAATGAGCACGCTGGAAGGCGCGGTGGCGGTGCTGTACGTGGTGGCCGTGCTGCTGGTGGCGCGCACCGGGCGGCGCGGAGATATCGTCGTCGTGGCGATGGCCGGCATCGTCCTTACCGTGGTCGCGTACGTGGATTCGCATGGCGTGAACCATGTCGGCTCACAGACCTTCCGCGCACTGGTCAGCCTTGCTGCCATCGGCATCACCGCGCTGCTGGCGCTGCAGCACCAGCACGCCATGCAGCGCCTGCGTGGCCAGGCGATGCTGCTGGACCTGTCGCACGACATGATCTTCGTGCGCGACTGGGGCGGCGTAATCACGTTCTGGAACCGCACTGCTGCGCAGCTGTACGGATGGTCCGCGGACGAGGCCATCGGTGAGGTGGCCGATAGGCTGCTTTCCACCCGGTACCCGGAAGCGCGCGAGGCCGTGGAGGCCGCGCTGCTCGAACACGGCAGCTGGGAAGGCACGCTGGAGCAACGCACCCGCGAGGGGCAGTGGCGCGTGCTGGACAGCCGCTGGGTGATCCAGCGCGATGGCCAAGGGCGGGCCGTGGGCGTGATGGAGACCCATACCGATGTCACCGAACGCCGCAAGGCCGAGGATGCAGCTCTGCGCGCGCAGGCCGAGCTGGCCCATGCCACGCGCGTGGCCACCCTCGGCGAACTGGCAGCCACGCTAGCGCACGAGGTCAACCAGCCCTTGATGGCGGTGGTGACCAACGGCGAGGCCGGCCTGCGCTGGCTGCACCGCGACAGCCCCGACCTGCACGAAGTGGATGCGGCGATCAACCGCACCGTGGCCGAGGCACGCCGCGCCAGCGAGATCGTCAAGCGGGTGCGCGCGTTCCTGGCCAAGCGCAGCACGCCCCGCGAAACCCTGGATACCGCGACCCTGATCGACGACGCGGTGCGCCTGGTGCAGCACGAACTCAACCGCGAAGCGGTGCAGCTGCGCGTGGCCGTGGCCGGCAACCTGCCGCCGTTGCACGGCGATGCGGTGCAGCTGCAGCAGGTGCTGGTGAACCTGCTGATCAACGCCAGCCAGGCCATGGCCGGGCAGGACCACGCGCGCCAGCTGCAGGTGGACGCGCGCGCGGGTGCCCCGGGCGAAGTGGTCATCAACATCACCGACAGTGGCCCGGGCATTCCGGAGGACCATCTGGACACGTTGTTCAAACCGTTCTTCACCACCAAGCCGCAGGGCATGGGCATGGGTCTGGCGATCTGCCGATCCACCGCCGAAGCACACGGCGGGCAGCTGTCGGTCGACAACGCGCCCGGCCGTGGCGCGCGCTTCCGGCTGGTGTTGGCCACCCCGATCCACGAAGGCGTGCCGTCATGA
- a CDS encoding HNH endonuclease produces the protein METDTTRLGLIDTGASSAPVAELSPIATLHRPGSVRLLSLDAHGRVLDWITWQDAACLYSRDAVSWTLGDPCLHIHGGINRLTGLQSGIDLHPIIAARGHARSRAIDPTPNLSNQALFARDAHLCMYCGQQFHRPQLTRDHVMPLSKGGLDVWENVVSACFHCNSRKSDRTPQQAGMPLLAVPYRPSWIEHMILSNRNILADQMAFLKAQLPKRSKLAA, from the coding sequence ATGGAGACAGACACTACACGCCTAGGTCTGATCGATACCGGAGCCTCGTCCGCCCCGGTCGCTGAACTATCGCCGATCGCCACGCTGCATCGGCCCGGAAGCGTCCGATTGCTGTCCCTGGACGCCCATGGCCGCGTCCTCGACTGGATCACCTGGCAGGACGCCGCCTGCCTCTACTCGCGCGACGCCGTCTCCTGGACCCTGGGCGACCCCTGCCTGCACATCCACGGTGGCATCAACCGCCTGACCGGCCTGCAGAGCGGGATCGACCTGCATCCGATCATCGCCGCCCGCGGCCACGCCCGCTCGCGCGCCATCGACCCCACTCCGAACCTCTCCAACCAGGCCCTGTTCGCGCGCGACGCGCACCTGTGCATGTACTGCGGCCAGCAGTTCCACCGCCCGCAGCTGACCCGCGACCACGTCATGCCGCTTTCCAAGGGCGGCCTGGACGTCTGGGAGAACGTGGTCAGCGCCTGCTTCCACTGCAATTCGCGCAAGAGCGACCGCACCCCGCAGCAGGCCGGCATGCCCCTGCTGGCGGTGCCGTACCGGCCCAGCTGGATCGAACACATGATCCTGTCCAACCGCAACATCCTGGCCGACCAGATGGCATTCCTGAAGGCGCAGCTGCCCAAGCGCTCCAAGCTCGCCGCCTGA
- a CDS encoding response regulator transcription factor, which yields MNRTPPQPLVVVVDDDAAVRDALDSLLRSVGLQTRVLGSPAELLQTELPDIPGCIVLDVRLPGISGLDLQGQLAVQGIHLPIVFMTGHGDIPMTVRAMKAGAVDFLSKPFRDQDMLDAVSAAIERDTRRRQDSAARGSLDARYATLTKREREVMAHVVAGLMNKQVAGELNLSEITVKIHRGNVMRKMGVRALADLVRQAEALGVGHPPG from the coding sequence ATGAACCGAACCCCTCCCCAGCCCCTGGTCGTGGTCGTCGACGACGACGCTGCCGTCCGCGACGCGCTCGACAGCCTGCTGCGCTCGGTGGGATTGCAGACCCGGGTGCTTGGGTCGCCGGCCGAGCTGCTGCAAACCGAACTGCCGGACATTCCCGGCTGCATCGTGCTGGATGTGCGCCTGCCCGGCATCAGCGGACTGGACCTGCAGGGTCAGCTCGCCGTGCAGGGCATCCATCTGCCCATCGTGTTCATGACCGGGCATGGCGACATACCGATGACGGTGCGCGCGATGAAGGCCGGCGCGGTCGACTTCCTGTCCAAGCCGTTCCGCGACCAGGACATGCTGGACGCGGTCAGCGCGGCGATAGAGCGCGACACCCGCCGCCGCCAGGACAGCGCCGCGCGCGGGTCGCTGGATGCGCGCTACGCCACCCTGACCAAACGCGAGCGCGAGGTGATGGCGCACGTGGTGGCCGGGTTGATGAACAAACAGGTGGCCGGCGAGCTGAACCTGAGCGAGATCACGGTGAAGATCCATCGCGGCAACGTCATGCGAAAGATGGGCGTGCGCGCGCTGGCTGACCTGGTGCGGCAGGCGGA
- a CDS encoding LEA type 2 family protein: protein MFHRLRPALTVALLAGIAVGLAACSTNVKRVSPPAASVQQLTVGANGNWTLALRLQNFSSMPMTFDSVDLQMQVGDQDAGKVSARPAISIGGVSADVINVELQPTSAARIVVADALAGNRTLAYSLKGTVAATPQEKKQRSFDIDNRSTLNQAPGLPGVLR, encoded by the coding sequence ATGTTCCATCGCCTCCGCCCCGCCCTCACCGTGGCCCTGCTGGCCGGCATCGCCGTTGGCCTGGCCGCCTGCAGCACCAACGTCAAGCGCGTGTCGCCGCCGGCGGCCAGCGTGCAGCAGTTGACCGTGGGCGCCAATGGAAACTGGACCCTGGCCCTGCGCCTGCAGAACTTCAGCTCCATGCCGATGACCTTCGACAGCGTGGACCTGCAGATGCAGGTCGGCGACCAGGACGCCGGCAAGGTGAGCGCGCGCCCGGCAATCTCCATCGGCGGCGTTTCGGCCGACGTCATCAACGTTGAACTGCAACCGACCTCGGCCGCGCGCATCGTGGTCGCCGACGCGCTGGCCGGCAACCGCACCCTGGCCTATTCGCTCAAGGGCACCGTTGCCGCCACGCCGCAGGAAAAGAAGCAGCGCAGCTTCGATATCGACAACCGCAGCACCCTCAACCAGGCCCCCGGCCTGCCCGGCGTGCTGCGCTGA